A stretch of the Bacillus sp. FJAT-18017 genome encodes the following:
- a CDS encoding DUF3243 domain-containing protein produces MSVLDNWKQWEDFLADRLHQAQDEGVSKDVVSDLAYQIGDYLANQVEPKNEQERILADLWSVADKDEQQAIANMMVKLVQNNGTR; encoded by the coding sequence ATGTCTGTATTAGATAACTGGAAACAATGGGAAGACTTCCTTGCTGACAGGCTCCACCAAGCACAGGATGAAGGCGTCAGCAAAGATGTTGTTTCTGACCTTGCCTATCAGATTGGTGATTATCTTGCTAACCAGGTTGAACCAAAAAATGAGCAGGAGAGGATTCTTGCCGATTTATGGTCTGTAGCCGATAAAGATGAGCAGCAAGCCATTGCGAATATGATGGTAAAGCTTGTTCAAAATAACGGAACCCGGTAA
- a CDS encoding ABC transporter permease, with translation MRNTIVSLIAIVFGLVAGGILMLVIGANPFEGYSYLFQGALKNIQRIGDTLATATPLIFTGLSVAFAFKTGLFNIGAAGQMLIGGLCATAIGLTFDFSRPVLLLLMILAGVIGGAAWAFIPGLLKAKFNVHEVVSTIMMNWVAYWTVYYIVPGYFKGEFLETESRKLPEAATLKSSFLTELFPGSYINLGFFLGVLGVIIIWFIIEKTTLGFELKAVGFNRFAAEYAGMKVNRNIILSMLIAGGLAGLGGVVMYTGNASSMQIGILPAQGYDGIAVSLLANNHPIGVLFAAIFFGLLYSGTGFMNAMTEIPPELANTIIAIIIYFAATSILIERLVNKFIKSKNNKKAMDAPAPGKGEL, from the coding sequence ATGAGAAATACCATCGTTTCATTAATTGCAATTGTTTTTGGCCTCGTTGCTGGAGGAATTTTGATGCTCGTCATCGGAGCAAATCCATTTGAAGGGTATTCCTATTTATTCCAGGGTGCACTAAAGAATATTCAGCGTATTGGGGATACGCTAGCAACAGCTACACCCCTTATTTTTACTGGTCTTTCTGTTGCTTTTGCTTTTAAAACAGGATTATTTAACATTGGTGCGGCAGGCCAAATGCTAATTGGAGGGCTTTGCGCTACTGCTATAGGTCTGACGTTTGACTTTTCAAGGCCGGTCCTCCTTTTATTGATGATTTTGGCAGGGGTAATTGGTGGTGCAGCATGGGCTTTCATTCCAGGTTTGCTCAAAGCGAAATTCAATGTTCATGAGGTTGTTTCTACAATTATGATGAACTGGGTTGCCTACTGGACTGTTTATTATATTGTTCCTGGCTATTTCAAGGGCGAATTCCTTGAGACGGAATCTCGTAAACTACCGGAAGCCGCAACTTTGAAGTCTTCATTTTTAACTGAACTCTTTCCGGGTTCTTATATTAACCTCGGCTTTTTCCTTGGGGTTCTAGGGGTAATTATTATTTGGTTCATTATTGAGAAAACAACCTTGGGCTTCGAATTGAAGGCGGTAGGTTTTAACAGGTTTGCCGCAGAGTATGCAGGTATGAAGGTTAATAGAAATATTATCCTTTCGATGCTGATTGCAGGTGGTCTGGCAGGTCTTGGCGGTGTAGTAATGTACACAGGAAATGCCTCCAGCATGCAAATTGGTATCCTTCCTGCCCAAGGGTATGACGGCATTGCGGTTTCCTTGCTTGCTAACAATCACCCTATCGGAGTGCTTTTCGCAGCGATATTCTTCGGATTACTCTATTCAGGAACAGGTTTCATGAATGCAATGACCGAAATTCCGCCAGAATTGGCAAATACGATTATCGCGATCATCATTTACTTTGCAGCAACGAGTATTTTAATTGAACGTTTGGTCAATAAATTCATTAAGTCGAAGAACAATAAAAAAGCGATGGATGCTCCTGCACCAGGGAAAGGGGAGCTATAA
- the yfmF gene encoding EF-P 5-aminopentanol modification-associated protein YfmF, with translation MAVLSETTIAMKGYNLHIAKTGKYKTNAIVFKMKAPLSAEDATARALVPHVLQSSSERFPTTLKLRSYLDELYGAVFYVDLAKKGNYHIISFFIEIANEKFLADSSPLLRKGFEFLKEILLNPLVDENGFNASTVDKEKRTHKQRIQSAFDDKMRYSSLRLIEEMCKGEAYAVNVNGKLEDVDRITTQSLYTQYQRALEEDELDLYVVGDVDDEEVQSLAGELFTFQPRNPKKLNDKSYAQKEAEQVIKEVQDVKQGKLNIGYRTNTFYGDKDYYALQVFNGIYGGFSHSKLFINVREKASLAYYAASRLESHKGLMMVMSGIDLKNFDQAVGIIKEQMDEMKKGNFTDAELEQTKAVIVNQLLETIDTNRGIVEILYHNVVAGVNLTLDEWIAGMNETTREEIVSIAQKIDLDTIYFLTGKEES, from the coding sequence ATGGCTGTCTTATCAGAAACAACGATCGCGATGAAGGGGTATAACCTGCATATCGCCAAAACAGGCAAATACAAAACCAATGCAATTGTATTTAAGATGAAAGCACCGTTAAGTGCGGAGGATGCAACAGCCCGCGCATTGGTTCCACATGTTCTGCAAAGCTCTTCCGAACGTTTTCCGACAACGTTAAAGTTAAGGTCTTATCTCGATGAGCTGTATGGAGCCGTTTTTTATGTTGATTTAGCGAAAAAAGGAAATTATCATATCATCTCTTTTTTTATTGAAATTGCAAACGAAAAGTTCCTTGCCGATTCATCACCACTTTTGAGGAAGGGGTTTGAATTCCTTAAAGAAATCCTCCTTAATCCACTTGTTGATGAAAATGGGTTCAATGCTTCCACCGTCGATAAAGAAAAGCGCACCCATAAACAAAGGATTCAATCTGCATTTGACGATAAGATGCGCTATTCCAGCCTTAGGTTAATTGAGGAAATGTGCAAGGGCGAAGCCTATGCTGTAAATGTCAATGGAAAGTTGGAGGATGTCGACAGGATTACGACACAAAGCTTGTATACCCAGTACCAGCGGGCGCTTGAAGAAGATGAGTTGGATCTATATGTAGTAGGCGATGTTGATGATGAGGAAGTACAGTCACTGGCCGGTGAACTCTTCACATTTCAGCCTAGAAATCCTAAGAAACTTAATGATAAATCATATGCCCAAAAGGAAGCTGAGCAGGTCATCAAGGAAGTTCAGGATGTTAAGCAGGGTAAACTAAACATAGGCTACAGGACAAATACATTTTATGGCGATAAGGACTATTATGCCCTCCAGGTTTTCAACGGAATTTACGGAGGCTTCTCACACTCGAAGCTGTTTATCAATGTGCGTGAAAAAGCAAGCCTTGCCTACTACGCGGCGAGCCGGCTTGAAAGCCATAAAGGGCTTATGATGGTCATGTCAGGTATTGACCTTAAAAACTTTGATCAAGCTGTCGGGATTATTAAAGAGCAGATGGATGAAATGAAAAAAGGCAATTTCACTGATGCTGAACTCGAACAAACTAAGGCTGTCATCGTCAATCAGCTTCTGGAAACTATTGATACAAATCGAGGGATCGTTGAAATCCTCTATCACAATGTTGTCGCAGGTGTCAATCTAACACTTGACGAATGGATTGCCGGAATGAATGAGACAACCCGGGAAGAAATTGTCTCGATTGCCCAGAAAATTGACCTTGATACAATATACTTCCTGACTGGAAAGGAGGAGTCCTAA
- a CDS encoding ABC transporter permease: MWTIIEQIFPYAIVFTMPLLITALGGLFSERSGVVNIALEGLMVFGAFASALTVYFLSDSINNNSLVLWIGLFAAVAVGMLVSLLHAFASINLNANQIISGTAINLIATALTIFLARNITGSGNIRIPNSFAPSNVPFLKDIPIIGDLFFTKTYTTTWFILVVLVISWFVLFKTKFGLRLRSCGEFPQAAEAAGVNVRRIRYSGVIISGAFGGLGGALITLTYAGEFTGTVSGLGFLALAALIFGQWRPFGVLAAAFFFGFASTIANVSQVIPELSVIPPILLKIFPYVVTLIALVLFSKSSQAPKAAGEPFDSGKR; encoded by the coding sequence ATGTGGACAATCATTGAACAGATTTTTCCTTATGCGATTGTATTTACAATGCCTCTTCTCATTACAGCCTTGGGCGGCCTTTTCAGTGAACGAAGCGGTGTAGTCAATATCGCACTTGAAGGTCTGATGGTTTTTGGTGCATTTGCAAGCGCCCTGACTGTTTATTTCCTGAGTGATTCAATTAACAACAATTCGCTCGTCCTTTGGATTGGATTATTTGCAGCTGTCGCGGTGGGCATGCTTGTTTCATTGCTCCATGCTTTCGCAAGCATTAACCTAAACGCTAATCAAATCATTAGCGGTACAGCAATAAACCTGATAGCGACAGCCTTGACAATCTTTTTGGCCAGAAATATTACTGGAAGCGGTAATATACGGATTCCAAATAGTTTCGCACCATCCAATGTACCATTTTTAAAAGACATTCCAATCATTGGTGATTTGTTTTTCACAAAAACCTATACAACAACCTGGTTCATTCTGGTTGTATTGGTAATCAGCTGGTTTGTTTTGTTTAAAACAAAATTCGGCCTTCGCCTCCGCTCTTGTGGGGAATTTCCACAAGCAGCTGAAGCAGCTGGTGTAAATGTAAGGCGAATCCGCTATAGCGGTGTTATAATTTCAGGTGCATTCGGAGGACTTGGCGGAGCATTAATTACCTTGACATATGCCGGAGAATTTACCGGCACCGTTTCAGGTCTGGGCTTCCTTGCTCTCGCAGCACTTATTTTTGGACAATGGCGCCCATTTGGTGTACTAGCTGCCGCATTTTTCTTCGGTTTTGCAAGTACAATTGCCAACGTATCACAGGTAATTCCTGAACTGTCTGTTATTCCGCCAATCCTGTTGAAAATTTTCCCTTATGTGGTAACTTTGATTGCACTGGTACTATTCTCGAAATCGTCCCAGGCTCCAAAAGCTGCCGGAGAACCATTCGACTCTGGAAAAAGGTAA
- a CDS encoding BMP family lipoprotein: protein MKKRKFGLAMSLLLSASMLLAACGSDESSTGDTKKNDLKVGMVTDAGTIDDKSFNQGTWEGIKEAEKQFGVQTKYLKPAGTTEAEYLKEMGNLYDAGYKFIVTPGFKFETAVFQAQEKYKDAQFVILDGNPHSGDFKPVVAKNTVAVFFAEHEAGFLAGVAAANQLKDGDVGFIGGMEIPAVQKFNWGFQQGVKYANDTLGTKLTIKPENVLYQGSFDNVAAGQQIAAQMYDRGVKAIFTAAGGVGVGAINEAKTRAKGGEEVWIIGVDSDQFDDGKYDGDKSIILTSAMKKLDQVALDMIKDQIDGKFKGGETLTFDVKNDGVGLPEENPNLNDDTKAKVKEVYEKIKAGEIKVAGEQGSLIK from the coding sequence TTGAAAAAGCGTAAATTTGGTTTGGCTATGTCGTTGCTGTTATCTGCTAGCATGCTGTTGGCTGCTTGCGGTTCGGATGAAAGCAGTACTGGTGACACTAAGAAAAATGACTTAAAAGTCGGTATGGTAACTGATGCTGGTACAATCGATGATAAATCATTCAACCAGGGAACCTGGGAAGGTATCAAAGAAGCAGAAAAACAGTTCGGCGTTCAGACAAAATACCTGAAGCCAGCTGGAACAACTGAAGCTGAGTACCTTAAAGAAATGGGTAACCTTTATGATGCTGGATACAAATTTATTGTAACTCCTGGTTTTAAATTCGAAACTGCTGTTTTCCAGGCACAGGAAAAATATAAAGATGCACAATTTGTCATTCTTGACGGAAACCCGCATTCAGGCGACTTTAAGCCTGTAGTTGCTAAAAACACAGTTGCTGTATTTTTTGCTGAGCATGAGGCAGGATTCCTTGCTGGTGTTGCGGCTGCAAACCAGCTTAAAGATGGCGATGTTGGTTTCATCGGCGGTATGGAAATTCCTGCTGTACAGAAATTCAACTGGGGCTTCCAGCAAGGTGTTAAGTATGCAAATGATACCCTGGGCACAAAGCTCACAATCAAGCCTGAAAACGTCCTATATCAAGGTTCTTTCGATAACGTAGCTGCTGGTCAGCAAATTGCTGCCCAAATGTATGACCGCGGCGTTAAAGCTATCTTCACAGCTGCTGGCGGTGTTGGTGTAGGTGCGATTAACGAAGCTAAGACTCGCGCTAAAGGCGGAGAAGAAGTTTGGATTATCGGTGTTGACTCAGACCAGTTTGACGATGGTAAGTATGATGGAGACAAATCTATCATTCTTACATCTGCAATGAAAAAGCTTGACCAAGTTGCTCTTGATATGATAAAAGACCAAATCGATGGCAAATTCAAAGGTGGGGAGACTCTTACTTTTGATGTGAAAAATGATGGTGTTGGACTTCCTGAAGAAAATCCTAACCTAAATGATGATACTAAAGCTAAGGTTAAAGAAGTTTACGAAAAAATTAAAGCTGGTGAAATCAAAGTAGCTGGTGAGCAAGGCTCTTTAATTAAGTAA
- a CDS encoding ClpP family protease, whose translation MSGDEEANPVREEKPASALIEKIQQLGATNVPQMSNDSRIHCMTIVGQIEGHLALPPQNKTTKYEHIIPQLVAIEQNPKIEGLLVILNTVGGDVEAGLAISEMLASLSKPTVSIVLGGGHSIGVPIAVSCDYSFIAETATMTIHPIRLTGLVIGVPQTFEYMDKMQERVVRFVTSHSKITEETFKDLMFAKGNLTRDIGTNVIGGDAVATGLIDEVGGLGIAMKKLNELIELQKGEQEALIQ comes from the coding sequence ATGAGTGGGGATGAGGAAGCGAACCCGGTACGTGAGGAAAAACCTGCATCGGCACTCATAGAAAAAATTCAGCAGCTGGGAGCCACAAATGTTCCTCAGATGTCCAATGATTCGAGGATTCATTGTATGACAATTGTAGGCCAAATCGAGGGGCACCTTGCATTGCCCCCGCAAAATAAAACCACAAAATATGAGCATATTATCCCTCAGCTTGTTGCAATTGAGCAAAACCCGAAAATTGAAGGGTTGCTTGTCATTTTAAATACAGTCGGAGGCGATGTCGAAGCCGGCCTGGCCATTTCCGAGATGCTTGCCTCACTGTCAAAACCGACTGTTTCAATTGTACTTGGGGGAGGGCATTCGATAGGTGTACCGATAGCTGTGTCATGTGATTATAGTTTTATTGCCGAGACAGCAACCATGACCATTCATCCGATTAGGCTGACTGGCCTTGTCATAGGTGTCCCGCAAACATTTGAATATATGGACAAAATGCAGGAACGAGTGGTGAGGTTTGTGACAAGCCACTCGAAAATTACTGAGGAAACCTTCAAAGACCTGATGTTCGCGAAAGGAAATCTGACACGGGATATCGGCACAAACGTAATTGGCGGAGACGCGGTTGCAACAGGCTTGATTGATGAAGTTGGCGGGCTTGGAATAGCAATGAAAAAGTTGAATGAACTGATAGAACTCCAAAAAGGGGAACAGGAGGCGCTTATTCAATGA
- a CDS encoding ABC transporter ATP-binding protein, with amino-acid sequence MSYVVEMLDIRKEFPGIVANDNITLTLKQGEIHALLGENGAGKSTLMGVLFGMYQPEKGTIKVRGKEVKITNPNVANRLGIGMVHQHFKLVDNFTVTENIILGSEPLKGLVLDVDRAAKRIEELSKQYGLNVDPHAKIEDISVGMQQRVEIMKMLYREAEVLIFDEPTAVLTPAEIDELMKIMRNLIKEGKSIIIITHKLKEIKAVADRCTVIRRGKGIGTVNVAEASEESLAEMMVGRHVSFAVDKAESKPGEVVLKVEDLSVNSNRKVLGLKNFSLEVKAGEIVGIAGVEGNGQTELVEAITGLRKAESGKVELLGKDITNVPIRERIESGIGHIPEDRQKRGLVLDYTLQSNMVLEIYNKPPFSKNGLLNVSAMKKYAYKILQNFDVRSGEGTASRARTLSGGNQQKAIIGREIELDPKLLIAVQPTRGLDVGSIEYIHKRLIEHRDKGNAVLLVSLELDEVLKLSDRIAIVNNGNLIGEVFASETDENEVGLMMAGISKERGK; translated from the coding sequence ATGAGCTATGTAGTTGAGATGCTGGATATCCGTAAGGAATTTCCCGGAATAGTAGCCAATGACAATATTACTCTGACCTTAAAGCAGGGGGAAATTCATGCTCTGCTTGGTGAAAACGGGGCGGGTAAGTCAACACTTATGGGCGTGCTTTTCGGAATGTATCAGCCAGAAAAGGGGACAATCAAAGTCCGCGGCAAAGAAGTTAAGATTACTAATCCCAATGTTGCAAATCGTTTAGGCATTGGAATGGTTCATCAGCATTTTAAGCTTGTTGATAATTTTACTGTTACTGAAAACATTATTCTTGGCAGCGAGCCATTAAAAGGTTTAGTATTGGACGTTGACCGGGCTGCGAAAAGAATAGAAGAGTTATCAAAACAGTATGGTTTGAATGTTGATCCTCATGCAAAAATTGAGGATATTTCCGTAGGTATGCAGCAGCGGGTCGAAATCATGAAAATGCTCTACCGTGAAGCAGAAGTTCTGATTTTTGATGAACCTACAGCTGTTTTGACACCAGCTGAAATTGATGAATTGATGAAGATTATGCGGAACCTTATTAAAGAAGGTAAATCTATCATTATAATCACTCATAAGCTGAAAGAAATTAAGGCAGTTGCAGACCGTTGTACCGTTATCCGCAGAGGAAAAGGCATTGGCACTGTAAATGTAGCCGAAGCAAGCGAAGAAAGCCTTGCTGAAATGATGGTAGGACGCCATGTATCCTTTGCAGTTGATAAAGCAGAAAGCAAGCCAGGCGAGGTTGTTTTAAAAGTCGAAGATCTTTCAGTCAATAGCAACAGAAAAGTACTGGGCTTAAAGAATTTCTCCCTTGAAGTAAAAGCGGGAGAAATTGTCGGGATTGCCGGAGTCGAAGGTAACGGACAGACCGAGCTTGTCGAAGCGATAACAGGTCTCAGAAAAGCTGAGTCGGGTAAGGTAGAATTGCTTGGAAAAGATATCACGAATGTTCCTATTCGTGAAAGAATAGAATCAGGAATTGGCCATATTCCCGAAGACAGACAAAAGCGGGGGCTTGTCCTCGATTATACACTCCAGTCCAATATGGTTCTTGAAATTTATAATAAGCCGCCTTTTTCAAAAAATGGTTTGTTGAACGTGTCAGCGATGAAAAAGTATGCATATAAAATCTTGCAGAATTTTGATGTTCGTTCCGGTGAGGGAACAGCTTCCAGAGCGCGTACTCTTTCTGGCGGTAACCAGCAAAAAGCGATTATCGGCAGGGAAATTGAATTGGATCCCAAACTGCTTATTGCTGTCCAGCCAACTCGCGGCCTTGATGTCGGTTCTATTGAGTATATCCATAAGAGGCTAATTGAGCATAGGGATAAAGGCAATGCAGTGCTGCTTGTCTCACTTGAATTGGATGAGGTACTGAAACTTTCCGACCGAATTGCCATAGTAAACAATGGTAACCTGATTGGTGAAGTATTTGCCTCCGAAACCGATGAGAATGAAGTTGGCCTAATGATGGCGGGGATAAGTAAGGAGAGAGGCAAATGA
- the yfmH gene encoding EF-P 5-aminopentanol modification-associated protein YfmH — protein sequence MEKIEFSQLKEELYYEKLPNGLDVYILPKQGFNKTYATFTTKYGSIDNTFKPPGKSEYVKVPDGIAHFLEHKLFEKEDGDVFQQFSRQGASANAFTSFTRTAYLFSSTSRVEENLETLMDFVQEPYFSEKTVEKEKGIIGQEITMYDDNPDWRLYFGLIENMYHNHPVKIDIAGTIESIAKIDKDMLYECYNMFYHPSNMLLFVVGPVEPEKIMGQIKDNQTKKQFEARNEVERKFEPEAVGVSNPKKVLEMNVQTPKCLVGLKAQNVGTNGEEMLIQELSINLLLDILFGKSSGNYTRLYDEGLIDETFSFDYTQEHGFGFAMVGGDTARPDELANALRGVLENTGEISADQLERAKRKKIGSFLRAINSPEFIANQFTRYAFNEMDLFAVVPVLEKITLDDIQKVSRDLFSEERFTVCQVVPLSK from the coding sequence TTGGAGAAAATTGAATTCAGTCAATTAAAGGAAGAACTCTATTACGAAAAGCTTCCAAATGGCCTTGATGTCTACATCCTGCCAAAACAAGGTTTTAACAAAACATATGCTACTTTTACAACAAAGTACGGTTCTATTGACAATACATTCAAACCACCTGGTAAGAGTGAATATGTAAAAGTTCCTGACGGGATTGCCCACTTCCTTGAACACAAACTTTTTGAAAAGGAAGATGGCGATGTTTTTCAGCAGTTCAGCAGGCAAGGGGCTTCGGCAAACGCCTTCACTTCCTTTACGAGAACAGCTTATTTGTTCTCAAGTACTTCAAGAGTTGAAGAGAATCTGGAAACGTTAATGGATTTCGTTCAAGAACCATACTTTTCAGAAAAAACTGTTGAGAAGGAAAAAGGGATTATCGGCCAGGAGATTACCATGTATGATGATAATCCTGACTGGCGCCTATATTTTGGATTGATTGAAAATATGTATCATAATCACCCTGTCAAAATTGATATTGCCGGAACAATCGAGTCGATTGCTAAAATTGATAAGGATATGCTTTATGAGTGCTATAACATGTTTTATCATCCTTCCAATATGCTTCTTTTCGTCGTCGGACCTGTCGAGCCGGAAAAAATAATGGGCCAGATAAAAGATAACCAGACGAAAAAACAATTTGAAGCAAGAAATGAAGTGGAAAGGAAGTTTGAACCAGAAGCAGTTGGTGTTTCTAATCCAAAAAAAGTGCTTGAAATGAATGTCCAAACTCCGAAATGTCTTGTCGGCCTAAAAGCACAAAACGTTGGTACGAACGGTGAAGAAATGCTCATTCAGGAACTTTCCATCAACCTGCTCCTTGATATTCTCTTTGGAAAAAGCTCAGGAAATTATACCCGCCTTTATGACGAGGGCCTTATCGACGAAACGTTTTCCTTCGATTACACCCAGGAACACGGGTTTGGCTTTGCGATGGTTGGCGGGGATACTGCAAGGCCTGATGAACTGGCGAATGCCTTGAGAGGTGTACTTGAAAATACAGGTGAAATTTCTGCCGATCAGCTTGAAAGGGCAAAACGAAAAAAAATTGGCTCTTTCCTAAGGGCGATCAACTCTCCGGAATTTATTGCGAATCAGTTTACCCGGTACGCTTTTAACGAAATGGATTTGTTCGCGGTAGTACCGGTACTTGAAAAAATTACTCTTGATGACATTCAAAAGGTTTCAAGGGATCTTTTTTCAGAAGAACGCTTTACAGTATGCCAGGTAGTGCCATTGTCAAAATAA
- a CDS encoding GntR family transcriptional regulator translates to MSIKADNRHLYLQVIDRLKQDIEEGIYKERQKLPSEFDLAKHLGVSRATLREALRILEEENVIIRRHGVGTFVNAKPLFSSGIEQLSSVTDMILQAGMKPGTIFLSSSTQMPGEEDIRRFSFTQEEEIVVTERVRTANGEPVVYCIDKVPERILPEAFSHKEESLFSILENEAGRRITYAVAQIEPLGYHDKISPILECEPETALFVLKQMHFDEADEPVLYSVNYFKADKFSFKVLRKRF, encoded by the coding sequence ATGTCTATTAAGGCAGATAACCGTCACTTGTATTTACAAGTAATTGACCGGTTAAAGCAAGATATTGAAGAAGGCATATATAAAGAGAGGCAGAAGCTTCCTTCCGAATTTGATCTTGCTAAACATCTGGGAGTCAGCAGGGCAACTCTTCGGGAAGCTTTGCGTATACTCGAAGAAGAAAACGTTATCATTCGCCGGCATGGTGTCGGAACGTTTGTTAATGCAAAGCCCCTGTTTAGTTCAGGTATCGAGCAGCTTAGCTCGGTCACGGATATGATTCTGCAGGCAGGCATGAAACCAGGAACAATTTTCTTGAGCTCATCGACTCAGATGCCAGGAGAGGAAGACATTCGCCGATTTTCATTCACCCAGGAGGAAGAAATCGTCGTGACCGAGAGGGTAAGAACCGCAAACGGGGAACCTGTCGTCTATTGCATAGACAAAGTACCTGAACGCATTCTGCCAGAAGCTTTCTCGCATAAAGAGGAATCGCTTTTCTCGATATTGGAAAATGAAGCGGGGCGGAGAATTACATACGCGGTTGCCCAAATCGAACCATTAGGCTATCACGATAAAATTTCTCCCATCCTTGAATGTGAACCCGAAACTGCTCTGTTTGTACTAAAACAGATGCATTTCGATGAGGCGGATGAACCAGTACTCTATTCGGTGAATTATTTCAAAGCAGACAAGTTCAGCTTCAAAGTCTTAAGAAAAAGATTTTAA
- the ymfI gene encoding elongation factor P 5-aminopentanone reductase — protein sequence MKRFALITGASGGIGTAVARELAGNGYNLYLHYNSNETVVKELIEELGQYGGDYVPIFADFSSAGGYKPLLSSVLNLDTIIHCSGNSIYGLLQDLSDQELEYVFNIHVMNPILLTRSLLPKLLMKKSGSIIMVSSIWGQTGAACESAYSAAKGAQLSFVKALGKELALSGIRVNAIAPGAVNTSMLGSFSPEELDAIAGDIPMGRLAQPEDIAKGIAFLISDSASYITGQVLPINGGWYT from the coding sequence ATGAAGAGATTCGCATTAATCACGGGTGCAAGCGGGGGAATTGGAACGGCTGTTGCTAGGGAGCTTGCGGGAAATGGATATAACTTATATCTCCATTACAATTCAAATGAAACAGTTGTAAAAGAGTTGATTGAGGAGCTAGGACAATATGGCGGAGATTATGTGCCAATCTTTGCGGATTTTTCTAGTGCAGGCGGGTACAAGCCGCTGCTTTCCTCTGTCCTTAACCTAGATACCATTATCCATTGCAGCGGAAATAGTATCTATGGGCTCTTGCAAGACCTGTCCGATCAAGAACTGGAGTATGTATTTAATATTCATGTTATGAATCCAATTCTTTTAACACGCTCACTGCTGCCTAAATTGCTTATGAAAAAATCAGGCTCAATCATCATGGTCTCTTCAATATGGGGGCAAACAGGTGCAGCATGTGAGAGTGCATACTCAGCCGCAAAAGGGGCTCAATTATCTTTTGTGAAGGCACTTGGAAAAGAGCTCGCATTAAGCGGGATAAGGGTGAATGCGATAGCACCGGGGGCAGTGAATACCAGTATGCTCGGGAGTTTCAGCCCCGAAGAGTTGGATGCTATAGCTGGAGACATCCCAATGGGAAGATTAGCGCAGCCAGAAGATATAGCAAAGGGAATTGCCTTTCTTATTTCAGACAGTGCATCTTATATTACTGGGCAGGTACTTCCGATCAATGGGGGATGGTATACATAG
- a CDS encoding YlzJ-like family protein, whose protein sequence is MILYTMMPEELIFPQMYESQVCQMIQWQGVPMEVEPEGEGYKIVRLLSTNPEHFLDTRLLPGSKISF, encoded by the coding sequence ATGATTTTGTATACAATGATGCCCGAAGAACTTATTTTTCCGCAAATGTACGAGTCCCAAGTATGCCAGATGATTCAATGGCAGGGAGTACCGATGGAAGTTGAACCTGAAGGAGAGGGCTATAAAATAGTCAGGCTGCTTAGTACTAATCCTGAGCATTTCCTGGATACAAGGTTGCTCCCCGGCTCGAAAATTTCGTTTTAG